Proteins encoded by one window of Hippoglossus hippoglossus isolate fHipHip1 chromosome 15, fHipHip1.pri, whole genome shotgun sequence:
- the LOC117775798 gene encoding LOW QUALITY PROTEIN: apoptosis-inducing factor 2-like (The sequence of the model RefSeq protein was modified relative to this genomic sequence to represent the inferred CDS: deleted 1 base in 1 codon), with amino-acid sequence MGGQVSSVDSVHVVVVGGGFGGVAAAQQLKSRALNFTLIDTRDAFHHNVASLRASVQPGFAQRTFIPFADTFGDSFVQGRVERVHVDRQTVVLRGGREVPFSHLILCTGTDGPFPGKFNTEASYQSGVRAYEDFTKQVQAADSVLVVGGGSTGVEMAAEIKTEHPEKKVVLIHSRIGLADPELLPSVRRQAKEVLLQKGVELLLGEKVDNLSQLQLNVTNKNMEVTTERGQTLSTDLIVCCTGQKVNSAAYDSSFSASMADSGALKVNQHLQVQGFTNVYAVGDCTDVKEPKMAYHAQLHAAVAVSNIVNSLRGKELTSYHTGNVTMLLAMGRDDGVGQFNGLKLPRCVVVLGKSRDLLLWKSWREMKQQQP; translated from the exons atggGCGGTCAGGTGTCGTCAGTGGATAGCGTGCACGTGGTGGTTGTGGGCGGGGGGTTCGGGGGCGTGGCGGCGGCCCAGCAGCTGAAGTCTCGGGCCCTGAACTTCACTCTGATCGACACCAGAGACGCTTTTCATCACAATGTGGCGTCGCTGCGAGCGTCGGTGCAGCCCG GCTTCGCTCAGAGAACCTTCATCCCGTTCGCAGACACGTTCGGAGACAGTTTCGTTCAAGGTCGAGTGGAACGAGTCCAcgtggacagacagacggtcGTCCTGCGGGGGGGCAGG GAAGTCCCGTTCTCTCACCTCATCCTGTGCACCGGCACCGATGGACCGTTTCCTGGGAAGTTTAACACGGAGGCGTCGTATCAAAGCGGCGTCCGGGCTTATGAGGACTTCACTAAACAG gtccaGGCTGCAGACTCTGtgttggtggtg gggggggggtccaccGGTGTGGAGATGGCTGCTGAGATCAAGACGGAGCATCcagagaagaag GTGGTTCTGATTCACTCCAGGATCGGGCTGGCCGACCCGGAGCTGCTGCCCAGCGTCCGACGTCAGGCCAAAGAAGTTCTGCTGCAGAAaggagtggagctgctgctgg gtgagaAAGTGGACAAcctgtcacagctgcagctcaacGTCACCAACAAGAACATGGAGGTGACAACGGAGCGAGGACAGACTCTGTCCACGGATCTGATCGTCTGCTGCACTGGACAAAAGGTCAACTCTGCAGCGTACGACTCCAGCTTCT CCGCCAGCATGGCCGACAGCGGCGCTCTGAAGGTCAACCAGCACCTGCAGGTTCAGGGTTTCACCAACGTCTACGCCGTGGGCGACTGCACTGACGTCAAAGAGCCAAAGATGGCGTACCACGCCCAACTGCACGCCGCTGTCGCTGTTAGCAACATCGTTAACAGTCTGAGGGGGAAGGAGCTGACGTCCTatcacacag GTAACGTCACCATGTTGCTGGCGATGGGCCGAGACGACGGCGTGGGGCAGTTTAACGGGTTGAAGTTACCACGATGTGTCGTTGTTCTGGGGAAGAGTCgagatctgctgctgtggaagagctggagggagaTGAAGCAACAAcaaccctga
- the LOC117775799 gene encoding elongation of very long chain fatty acids protein 6-like yields MSPLNSTDAPPLTELSFERRFDDTGSILWMKLNWNKSFVFCALYAALVLAGRNYMRPRPRLSLRLPLVLWSLSLALFSIIGAVRTGSYMFHILSSSGFRSSICDQSFYSGPVSRFWAYAFVLSKAPELGDTAFIVLRKQKLLFLHWYHHITVLLYSWYSYKDMVAGGGWFMTMNYAVHALMYSYYAARAAGLRVPRPFAVLITSAQMAQMAMGLTVCGLVYGWMQQGDCHSHVNNLVWASLMYLSYLLLFSNFFYHTYLRRHAPAKTE; encoded by the exons ATGTCCCCGCTGAACAGCACCGACGCGCCCCCCCTCACCGAGCTGAGCTTCGAGCGGCGGTTTGACGACACAGGATCGATCCTGTGGATGAAGCTCAACTG GAACAAATCCTTTGTGTTCTGTGCTCTTTACGCCGCCCTGGTGTTGGCGGGGAGGAACTACATGAGGCCTCGACCCAGACTGAGCCTGCGGCTGCCGCTCGTCCTCTGGTCGCTCAGCCTCGCCCTCTTCAG CATCATTGGTGCGGTCCGTACCGGTTCCTACATGTTCCACATCCTGAGCAGCAGTGGGTTCAGGAGTTCTATCTGTGATCAGAGCTTCTACAGCGGACCAGTCAGCAGGTTCTGGGCGTACGCCTTCGTCCTCAGCAAAGCTCCGGAGCTCG gcGACACAGCGTTCATCGTGCTCAGGAAGCAgaagctgctgttcctccacTGGTACCACCACATCACCGTGCTGCTCTACTCCTGGTACTCTTACAAAGACATGGTGGCCGGCGGCGGCTGGTTCATGACCATGAACTATGCCGTGCACGCGCTCATGTACAGCTACTATGCGGCGCGCGCCGCCGGCCTGCGCGTGCCGCGGCCCTTCGCCGTGCTCATCACCAGCGCTCAGATGGCTCAGATGGCGATGGGGCTGACGGTGTGCGGGCTGGTGTACGGCTGGATGCAGCAGGGCGACTGCCACTCGCACGTCAACAACCTCGTGTGGGCGTCGCTCATGTACCTCAGCtacctgctgctcttctccaaCTTCTTCTACCACACCTACCTGCGCCGCCACGCCCCCGCCAAGACCGAGTAG